From Scleropages formosus chromosome 1, fSclFor1.1, whole genome shotgun sequence, a single genomic window includes:
- the LOC108924069 gene encoding left-right determination factor 2-like — MGPLSMCALCCAALAVVHGFTHEDLKEAMLRKLALDELPGIDERDLEKIVIPTHLKNKYLSMLRLHNSRRRRSLPSLAGILRGIPGNADLSGGIMYSDATRQRMVFDMEARIPERSEVTLAELKLFKTAPPESLGAQEQQQQQRRRRLVQSARVSIYWVDVRDGGSNRTSLVDSRLVPIHETGWKSFDVTQAVHLWSKSGRSSSLLHLEVRIEAERPGSYAAQLAKHVRFRSQDPPSDSSPGGSAEIVLYTLSVEEFGSQGDCGSTDGRACCRQQYFVNFREMSWTQFWVLEPAGYQAFRCDGQCRQPRRGPAYGKRVCAPVESAPLPVMYLVKKGEHTDIEVAEFPNMIVEKCGCAMENVVVV, encoded by the exons ATGGGTCCACTGAGCATGTGCGCGCTGTGCTGCGCTGCGCTTGCTGTTGTCCATGGATTTACTCACGAGGACCTGAAAGAGGCCATGCTTCGGAAACTAGCGCTGGACGAGCTGCCCGGCATCGACGAGCGGGACCTTGAGAAGATCGTGATCCCAACCCATCTGAAGAACAAGTACCTGTCCATGCTGAGACTGCACAACAGCAGACGGCGCAGATCCCTACCCAGCCTGGCTGGAATTCTGAGAGGAATCCCGGGAAATGCAg ATTTAAGCGGGGGGATCATGTATTCCGACGCCACCCGCCAGCGGATGGTCTTCGACATGGAGGCCCGGATCCCGGAGAGGAGCGAGGTGACGCTGGCCGAGCTGAAGCTCTTCAAGACGGCGCCTCCGGAGAGTCTCGGAgcgcaggagcagcagcagcagcagcggcggcggcggctcgtGCAGAGCGCGCGGGTCAGCATCTACTGGGTGGACGTGCGGGACGGCGGCTCGAACCGCACCTCCCTCGTCGACTCCAG GTTGGTGCCCATTCATGAAACGGGCTGGAAAAGCTTCGACGTGACCCAGGCGGTCCACCTGTGGTCGAAGAGCGGACGAAGCAGCAGCCTCCTGCACTTGGAGGTGCGTATCGAGGCGGAGAGACCGGGCTCGTACGCGGCACAGCTCGCGAAACACGTGCGCTTCCGAAGCCAGGACCCACCGTCCGACAGCAGCCCCGGCGGGAGCGCCGAGATCGTGCTCTACACACTCAGTGTCGAGGAATTTGG CTCTCAAGGCGACTGCGGCTCTACGGACGGCCGCGCGTGCTGCCGACAGCAGTACTTCGTTAACTTCAGGGAAATGTCGTGGACGCAGTTCTGGGTCCTAGAGCCGGCCGGTTACCAGGCGTTCCGCTGTGACGGCCAGTGCAGGCAGCCCAGGCGCGGCCCCGCCTACGGGAAGCGCGTGTGCGCGCCCGTGGAGAGCGCGCCTCTGCCTGTCATGTACCTGGTGAAGAAGGGCGAGCACACCGATATCGAGGTGGCCGAGTTTCCCAACATGATCGTGGAGAAATGTGGGTGCGCTATGGAAAACGTCGTCGTCGTCTGA